In Candidatus Babeliales bacterium, the DNA window TGGTATCACAACAATTGTACTATTAAAGCAACCTGATTTTGGCACCGCAGTAACATTAGCTTTAACGGCATTTACTCTTTTTTTTGTTGCACATTTTAATATCAAGCAAATGCTCTTGACTGGATCAATTTCTATCCCGTTAATGTGTTTTTTAATTCTGAAATATCCATACCGCTTGCGACGAGTATTAACTTTTTTAAATCCTTGGAATGATCCTCAAGGTGCAGGATTTCAAATTATTCAATCATTAATTGCTATTGGTTCTGGTAGTTTATGGGGCGTTGGTGTTTCACACTCTAAGCAAAAATTTTTTTATTTACCCATGCTCCATACTGATTTTATTTTTTCCATAATTGCAGAAGAAACCGGGTTTATTGGCTCTTGCTTATTAATCAGTTTATATATTATTTTTTTATACATTGGTTTTCGTATTGCATGGCAATTACACGATCATTTTAGTCAATTATTTACTATTGGATTTGTTCTTCTGACAAGCTTGCAAGCTATTATTAATATTTCAGTTGCTTCTGGTCTATTACCTACTAAAGGAATTGGTCTGCCATTTGTTAGCTACGGCAATTCATCATTAATATGTTACTTATGCTTTGTGGGGCTCATTATAAATATTGTTATAAATAATAAAAAAATTATTTCTTTATATTAAAAACTTATCCGAACATTACGTACCACACTATGGCTTAAAAGTCACTGCTTTACGCTTTTCTCTTGAGATTTTATTGATTTTTACGGTATTTACAAATTTGAGTTTCATCGCATATTTTCTCATTAAATTCATTGCCAATATTATCTAAAATCGCTCCTAAAATTAGCGGCAACATTGATTGCCGCTTAAATCGAATTCACGTTACACCTAAAGGTATGACAAAACGATTTGTATTCTTTAATTTTTGGCTTAGGCTTGACTTTACCCTTTGTCTTTATTTTTTTTGCTTTTTTTATTTTCCAATTTGTACACATTTTTTTTATTTCCTCGGCATGATTAACATCTTGTTTTCTTTTTTTTGAATCATTTGTTTTTTTCGTGCTTAATTCTGAATTAAGTATTTGTTTTTTTTCTGCAATCATAGGTAAAATAATCGTATGAATGATTTTATGTTTACCTTCTGAATCAAACTCAATGCACTTAATTTCTTTTTTCAAAAAATTTTTTGTCATATTATTTTTTTGGTCATCTTGAGAAGATTGATTTTCATCTCGCACGTTTTCCATGCAAAAGAGTGTATTTGTGGCAAAAATCATCAAAATAAATGCATATTTCATTAATAAGCCTTACAATTATTATATATTAAAAAATATTATTGAATTATAGCTTAATTTCAAAAGATCCAAACTACGCCATAATTTTTTCTATTTAAAAATAACAACAATGGTTACATTGTCAAATTGCATTGTTTTTAAGAGACAACTAAAAATTGATAAATCTAATAAAAAAAAAGATACTAAATTATAAAGTTATAGCTGTTTAATTTTTCCTTTTATAGATCTTGCATGCCGAGTCATTCCTTTCCACGGATCTCCATGCTTATCGAGACGATTAAAAACAGATTCGATTGTATATCGTTGTGAAGTAAGTGATGAATCTTCTACTTCATCCCATGAAATCGGTGTAGCTACTGGAGCTTTTTCTTTTGGTCTTACACCATAGGGTGCCACGGCAGTTTGAGCAAAAGCATTACGTAATGTATCAATAAAGACCTTTTCGCCTCTTTTATTTTTACGCACTTCAAGGGTTAATTCTTTTGGATTATCATGAACTAATAATTCCGCAATTTTTCGTGCTAAATTGCGTACTTTATCAAATTTTTCAGTAGGTTTTAATGGCACAACAACATGTAATCCTTTTGAACCAGTAGTTTTCACAAAAGGTTTTAAATCTATCGATTCTAATAATTGTTTTAATTTTAAGGCAGTTTTTCTAACTGACGCAAACTTTTTTCCGGGCGGTGGGGGATCTAAATCAAATATCATCATATCTGGATATTCAAGTTTATCTACCTTACTAAGCCATAAATGAGGCGTAATAACGCCTTGATTTGCTAAATAAACTAATGTTGCTCGATTATTAGCTATAACATAATTAGTAGAACCTTCTTCTTTTTTTGCTACTTTTTTTCTATCAATCCAATCAGGAAAGTAATCAGGTGTATCTTTTTGATAAAATCCTTCAGCATGAATACCATTAGGATAACGAACCATCGTCAATGGTCGTTTCTTAGTATAATTCACCATTATTTTTGAAATTTTTTTATAATATTCAACGAGATCACCTTTAGTAATTTTAGACTTTGGAAAAAATATTTTATCTTCATTCGAGGTTTCAATAGTGTAGGGACCCATTTTAATGCTTCCCATCAAATCCCTTTCAAATAATTATTTCAAGACCGTCGTAAGCTAATTGCACCTCTACATCATATTCTTTACTTAATTTTTGCAATCGCTTTTTAATTTCATCTTCATCACTCGTTACAATTTCAGTACCGCAATGAGTAACAATCATTTTTTTTATTTTTTCTTTTTTGCACGATTTTAACTGCTCAGTAATTGGCGAATGGCCTACGTATGTACCTTTTTTTTCTCTAACTAATAGTGACCGACTTACAATGGCTCCATCGCCAATGTAAACCGCAACATTCTTGAGCGCTTCTTTTTGCTTTTTAATACGTACTAAATCGGGTACATAAAAAATTGATTTTTTCCCGGCAATAATACGATAACCAACTGCCGGCGCATGTATAGAATGTTCCACTTCAAATGCCATAATCGTTATGTTGCCTATCGATATTGGATCCTCTGGCATAATAATACGTCGATCATGAATCTTATAATTTTTTATTTCTTCCCAACTTGCTAATGTAGCATAAACAGGTGCTGGTGAACCCTTTTTCAAACCCTGCGCATGATCAGGATGTGCATGCGTTATAAAAATTGCATCCGGATTCATTTGAGAAATTTTATTGAGCCAATCTTTGCCACAATCAATCATAATAGTTGTATGATAATAAGAAATTAATACGGTTGAATGGCGATAGTGCTTTTTAGTACGTACTTCAATATTACCGCGTGTACCAAGAAACTTTATCCTCATTTATTTTTTTTCGCTTTTTTTTCTTGTGCAATTTCTTTTAAAGTTCGGCCGGTCAATACTGATTTCGGTTCTGTGCTTACTGGATTTCTCCGCGCATCTGCCTCTTGGTCATCAATTTTTTTTAACAACCACTGTTTTTTTTCTTTATTTATTTGGATTAATACGTATCCACCGCGTAATTTTTTTCCTTCAAGCCATACTTCCACTTGCCCATTTTCTAAAGAATCGGATAAAGAAATTTTTTTATCTTCTTTTGTTTTGATATTTTTAAAAGTTCCCCTATCCCACACCATCACGGTACCTGCACCATAATTTCCTTCAGGAATAACGCCTTCAAATTTTGCATATTCTAATGGATGATCCTCAGTTTGAATTGCTAATCGTTTTTCACTTGGGTCAGTAGAAGGCCCTTTTGGCACCGCCCATGAAACTAATACGCCATCTATTTCTAAGCGAAAATCATAATGAAGATTGGTAGCATCATGTTTTTGAATAACAAAAATTGGTTTTTTTGAAGAATTTTTTGCATTGCCTTTCGGCTCTGGAGTTGCGCGAAAATCTCGTTTTGACTTGTATTTTTTTAATGTATTTTTTTGCACACTCATCCCTATTTCTCCAATTAAAACATCGCAAAGAATAAAAAAAATTATTATTCGTTTCATATTTTTCTGCTTAATTTTTTTTAAATCTAATATCTTTTATTTGGCTTTGACAAGAAATAGGAATATTTTATTTTTTACATAAACTTTTTGTGTTATCGGACATAAAAAATCCACATTATCAAAAAAAATTAAGATAATGTGGATTAATAAATTAAATTATTGCCAATTTAATAATAGTTCTACAAATAAACGTACGCCAACACCCGTTGCGCCTTCGCGTTCATAATAACTAATATCAGGCACATTAAAAGCAGTACCAGCAATATCTAAATGTACCCAAGGCGTATCACCAACAAAATTAGATAAAAAGAATCCTGCCGTAATAGCACCTGCTTGATAAGCTGGCTTACCAATATTGCAAATATCGGCTACTGATGAAACAATAGATTTTTTGTAATCATCATCAAACGGCAATTCCCATACGCGATCGCCTGAAATATCAGCAGCTTTTTTGATACGAGTAAGTAGTTCATTATCTTTACCCATCATACCGGTAAAGAATGGCCCTAATGCATAGGCACAAGCACCGGTTAACGTTGCAATATCTATCATTGCATCAGGCTTATAATGTTTTACTGCATAGCTCAACGCATCAGCTAAAATTAATCTACCTTCAGCATCAGTATTTTTTACTTCAGCGGTTTTTCCATTATAAAAAGTTACAATATCACCTGGCTTTGTTGCTTTATCACTTGGTAAATTTTCTGAAAGTGGTGTTATACCGATAACATTTACTTTTGGCTTTAACTGCGCAATTGCTTCCATTGCGCCAATTACGGCAGCAGCGCCAGACATATCTTCTTTCATTGTTTCCATATGTTGTGCTGGTTTAATACTTAACCCACCAGAATCAAACGTGATTCCTTTACCAACTAAAGCGATAGTTGGCACATTTTTTTGTGCAGCTTTATATTCAAGTACAACAAATCGACAATCTTGCTCAGAACCAGCTGAAACGGCTGCCAAGCCACCCATGCCCATTTTTTTTATAGTTGCTTCATCAAAAATGGTAATTAGCAGTTGATGTTCTGTTGCAATGGCTTTTGCTTTATTAGCTAATTCGGTCGGCGTTAATGCACTTGGCGGTAAATCAATCCAATGTCGTGCTTTATTAACCGAATGCGCAATTATAAAGCCTTCATCAAGGCCTTCTTGGATTTCTTTTTTATCAACAGCTTTGATGGTTAATTCAAGTGCAATATCTTTGCGAACCTTGCGATCTACATCAGTTATATATTCATCAAATCGATATACTGCCATTTGCGCAATAATAGCAACTTGCTTAGCTAAATAATGTGTCGTTGTCTTAAACCTCGTTGCTGCTGGAATATGCAAAGCACAAGAAGCGATATCTTTTTGCTGCATAAGCTTAATAAATGAACCAAATGATCGCCTAAAACTTTCAATTGAAAGTCCTTTTTTATCAACAATTTTTCCTAATCCTATAATAAATAAAGTAAAAATACCTTCTTCACCCTGCAAAGGCATTGAAATTACTTTTCCTTCCTGACCTGAAAATTTTTGTTCTTTTAAATAACTTTCTAAAGCAGGAAAAAATTCTTTGGCAATACCTTTTATTTCTTTCAATTGCGTATCTTGCTCAACAAATAACGCAATACTTTTCGCACTCGTTTGATGAATTGGTTTATCAGTTAATGTAATAGTGATCATATAATCCTTGCCAGTAAAAAATTGCTTAATATGGGGCTCAGATTATTAAGTATAATTGAGCTCCATATAAGTTTCTACCATAAACCTAGGATTATTTTTGCTGTAATTGATTAATACGAGCTGCATGTTGTTTAATTTCTTGATTTATTACTGAACTACCACGGTAAACAAGACCCGGTTTTACCCGATATGGTGTTCCATCAGGTGACGTAATTGGATTGCCGGATGCATCAAATATTAATTGCCCATCAGAAGCAGGCACATTACCAACCGAAACTTCTAATCGATCAAGTAAAATATATAATTGGCTTGCGTGCAACGCACCAATCGGATATGCGCCAGGACCTGCGGCACTGCTATTATAAATAATACCTGTTCTTAAATCGACATACCAATTTTGCCACTTAGGATTATAATAAGCCCAACCTGCATCACGTTCGGTAAATTTATAAAGATAACGGTTGTTTTGTGTATCATGCCATAATAATTTAATATTATTGCTTACAATATTTTTACGATCACCTGCTTGCTCAAGCACACGCGCAACATCTTCTCCTGATGGATGTGGCATACGAGTAGGCAAGCTTGAAACTAATCGTGAAATACCAGCGGAATCAACCGAAACATTTATCTGCCAAATACATTGTTTCCAATGATTTAGCCGTTCTAATTCATCTTCTGCTATACAAGTTACCGGCAATTCAGGATCAAGTAGGCTATAATCATATACAAACTCAAATGTCTTATTGCCATCAGTAATAGTTAAATAATGACCCGTTACTGTTTGACCATGTTTTATCGTTTTCTTTTCAACAGTAATAGTATGTTTTCCAATAGAGTCTTCGTACTCACCACTATAACTATCAGCACCAGCACTTTTAAGGGTAATATAAGCACTTTTGTAATAAAGATTCTCTAATTTTAAATCAGATTCACCATTCCAAACGATAAAGCTCGGATTTAATTCATCATAATCATCTTGAACGAAGATACCTGCCTTAGCACCTTTAGCAATAGTTCTAAAATAACGTAACAATGAATATTTCAATGTCGAATCCGGTTTATACATACCTGTTTGTTCTGGTTCATCTTGATCGATAGATTGTGTAAAAATCTTATATTCATTTTTTGGTTTATCATGATAGATAAAGAGTTCATCACCCAAACTATTAATCATACTATATTTCATATAATTTTTACCACGTACCGCATCTTCTGTTTCTTCCGCAAGAACCCATGTATAATATTCATCTCGAGTGCCTTTATACTGAGCAGTTAAAAGATCTTGCGCATCCTCACCCAAGAATAATTTATCATTTTTAGTGGCGTCAACATTTACAAGTAACGGTTTTTCAAAGAGTCTTGGGGTCCCATCGGCATTATATTGATAGCCGGCAATAAGATCGATATATTTTGAAACCTTATTATTAGATTCTATCGCCACAAAATATGCCGCAATATCTTTATTGAAGTAAAACGCTATTTTATATCCTTTTGGTTGTTCAACTTTAGCAGCGTACTGCGCACTGTCATATGCTTGTTTTGCATAGCCATATTGCGCCGCTGCTTCTACTAATTGTTGCCGCACTTGTTTATTTTGTGGATTTTTATTTGCCGTTTGTACCGCTTGTCTAAATGCTTCTCTTGCTGTTTGCAACCCTTTTTGTAATGATGCTGGGTCAAGTTTAACCATATTCTCAATAGGTATTTGCGGATGATCTACCGCAACATTAAGCTCTTGTTTTCCATCAGCAGTTACTTCAATACCAGCATAAGCACGAGCATTATCAAGAACCCATCCAGTTAATAGAACCAATGCATTCCCAGTGCTATCATAACTCATGCCCATACGATTATCTTTGCCAGCTTCACCAACATTAAAATCAATATATACCCGTGGATCTGGCGATACACTATAATATTTTGCTTGATATTTTTTTATATATCGCGGCGGAATAAGTGATTGAAGACTATCTAAATATGATTGCGCATCGATGTTAGCTATTATATTTCTATCAAGTGGCTGGAAAAGCTGTTCCTCTTTTTTAATTGCTTCTTGAATTTCAGCTTTTTCTGCCAATAATTTTTTATATTCTTTTTGCGTCAATGCAACAATTTTTTGTTGCAGTTCGGGACGGAGTTGCAACGGCTTCTTTTCTTGTTGCCACGTTGCTTTCAGATAGCCAAGAATTAAATCGATAAATCCTTTTTGTACGTCAATATTTTTATCAACACTTTCTGCAAATTCTTTAAAATAACCTTGGTAAGTACCTCCGCGATCATAGAGCGTGCCATTCACTAAGCTCAATACTCGTATTGTTTTTTCGCTAATACTATCCCCATACACCCAATTAGTTGGATTTAATGATGGATCATCAGGCGATCCAGGAGCTGGCTTTATTCCTTCTTTCAAATTAATCGCTATGAAAAAGTTTTGTATTTTATCCATAAGGGCTTTTTCATCTAAAGACAACGGATCTGCAATATTTGATACATCAGCATAAATATATTGACCTCTAAGCAAATCTTCTTTAAATAAATAAAACTGAAAAGCACCGAATGCGGTACGCGGGCCATATTGTTCTTGTTCTAACGTTTTTTTATGTATAGTCTGTGCATTTTTTATTTTATTTAATAAAGTTGGTAAAAATTTACCTTGAATATTCGTAACTTTCTTTAGTAATTCATCAAGATTTGTAATACGTGAAACCATTTCTCCTTCTTTTTGTGCATCATAAACTTTTCCGCTAGAAATACTAATCACATATCGCTGCGGTTCAGCAAAATCATACTGTGTTGCAAAACCTTGAGAACCTTCTTGATCACGAGACATAACCAAATATTCATCCGGATAGAATGGTGAACTATACACAAAATTACCATTTTTTACATCTGCTTCACTTGTCGCTCGCATATTAATGGTTCGCAAACCAAAAGTAGCCCACGGAAATATTCCTAATTGACGCTCTATTTCTTGTGGATCAAGCTTTTCATAATATATTTTCCATTCTGCATGTATTTTATTAATTGTTTTTAATAATTCTGGAGCGCGTTCGGTTAATAAATCACTAATACGTTGTCCTTCTTGCTTTTCAGCAGCTGCAAGTACTGGCCCTCGATCAGATAATGCCCATTGATTTGGTACTGGTATTGGTAATGGCCATTGAATAGCACCATTTTTTAATGCACCAACTTTTTTTGCAAGCCATTGTTGATCTGCTGGCTTTGGAATAGATTTTTCATCAATTTGATTTGGATTAATATCAGGATCCATAAATAAAGAAAATAATGGTGCATTTAATCCTTGCGAAATTGGCGTACCATATTTTTTCGTTTGTGTTGGGCCCGCGACTACTACCGGTGGCGCTTCATCAGCTATTTTATAAATAGTAAATGGAATATTTTTTTTACCTGCATGTTCTTTATTGTAAGGAACAAAATTATTATCATAAATTCGAGACGTAACTAAACTAACAAAATTAGTAGCTGCTGCTGGTAGCGATATAACTTGCATTCCTTGTGTTGCAACAACGTAGTCATCACCGCCATTTTCAAGCCCTTGAGCATTTTTATAAATAAATACTCCATCATCAGATAATTGTTTATCAATTGTTAGTTTTATATCGCCCGCCGTAAATGGGCCATATTTTATTTGATCGGCTATAAATTGTTTCATTGCATCAATTTGCGCTTTTCCTTGAGGGAAATAGTTTGCAATTAGTTTACCAACATCAATATTTGATGGTTCAACTTTGCCTTCTTTATATGAGATTCCATCTAATAAGCTCACCATACGATGAATTTTTGGATTCACGGTATAACTCGGAAAATTCCACTGGCCGCTCCCTGCCGGTTTTTGTAATGGAATAATTGCACCATCTTCATCTAAAACCAGTACATAATCAATCACTTTTTCTACTAATGCAACTTGCTCTGGATCTTGCGTTAAAATATTACGTGCAGTTTTTATATTTGGTGTATCAGCAGTTTGGTACACAAAAATACCAAATGCAACATAAGGTTTTTTTTCTGGCGGATTGCTACCACCAATTTTTTTTATTGATTCTTCATCTAACGCTTCAAAAGCATGAACATTAAATGCATTAAATAATTGTTGACCTGATTTAAATACTTGCATTGAAGAATTTAATACAGCACCATATCCTTGTTTTTCTTTTGCTAATTCAGGATATTGTTGTCTTACGATATCCATATTTGTTTTTTCATCTAAACGATCTGCAATAGCAGGGCTACCTTTATAGCCGGTCGATTCTTTGCGATATTCAAAATATTCTGCTCCGGTGACGCCGCGCCGAATTTGACCCGATTGATCATTCAAATGAAATTGTAAATTTTGGCGAAACTCTTTTGGTGGTTCTCCTAAAAATTGAACAATAGCTTGGCCCGGTACCTCTTTTAAATTATCAATAAATTGAAAACCGGTATTTAAATGAACCATGCGACCGGGAAAACGCGGATCGGTTATTGGTGATTGTGCATAATCATCATATTCGGTACGCGCAACAAAATAATTTGCTTTTTCAAGATACGATTCAGTATCGGCGGTATCATCTCGTTTTACATTATCACTTTGAGGATCTTTTTCTAAACCAATATATAAAAATTTAGCTGAGGTAGGTTCATCTGGATCACTAACTAAATCTTTTGGTATTTGCATCCAGATATTACCGAATCGTTGCGGTGTTAACAAAGTCAATCTTTGAGATTTTGCCCCCATAGCTTGCTCTATGGCACCGATAACAAAATTTGGTAAAGAAAAAGCAAAACCACCGATAAAACCTACCAATAATTGCTCACCGAGTGTTTTGGCAAATTTTTTTGCATAATCTGCCGCACGAGTTCCAAATGAAGCTTGTCCAGCATCAATCATTTTTCGTTTTGCCTGATCATAATCTTCTCCAGCTATTCTGTTTTCTTCGCGGGCTTTCTCTAGCGCTTTTTCTCTTGCTTCAATTTCTTCTTCATTTCCTGTTTTTCGTGCTTCGGCAAGCTCTTTTTCAGCTTTGTTTATTCTTTCCTTTGAAGATACACGTCTTTCTTCTGCATCCTTAAATTCTCGCAAAGCGCTTCTTCTATTAAGTTTTTCAGCTTCTTCACCCGATAGTTCTTTTAGCAAGCTTTGTCGTTTTTCAGTTAAATTTTTTGTCGCAGATTCCAAACTGTCTTTTGCTTGTGTAATTTTTTCAGGATTTTCAATTGACTGAGCATAATCTAAATTACGTTGTGCTTCAGTTACCTCACGCTCTATGGGATTCAATTCTTGCTCAACCGGGCTAAGTTCTCTTTCACTAAAATTAGCCGATTTATTCGTTTCAAAAATTTGAACTTCTCTTTCAGTTTTGATCGGAAATTTTTCTAAATCAATATCAGGCAGCTCAAATTTATTGATCGCTTCTTTTTCAAAAGATGAAAAACCCCTTTGCTCTCCCAATGAGCTCAATTGTGAACGAAAATTTGTTTTTAATTCACTTATAAATGGATCAAACTGGGCTGGTGCAAATTTACCTTCTTTGAAAATATTTTCTCCATATTTCTGAAATGCCTTTGTCAATTCTTCCTGAAATGCCGCCTTAGTTTTTTCTGGAAGCTCATTAATTGCTTTTAATCCACTCTCAGCTTCAACAAAACCCATTTTTTCCGCTAATTCTTCACCTACCGCCCTGAGAGCTCCTTCTTCTAATCCAGCAGCCCCTGCTTTACCAAGTCCTCTTTCGGCCGCAACCTCTATAAGTTCCATCGCATCAAGAAATGAAAAACTAACAAATTGAATACTAATCAATAAAAAAAT includes these proteins:
- the ftsW gene encoding putative lipid II flippase FtsW — protein: MINKNHLRTDLHIFLSAISILIIVGIIFIYSSSSVYALEKLGSSNYFVKKQLIGLSLGFIGLLICSLIPLPIIQKLSPYLFLLSLSLTFLTLISIFGRTIHGSSRWLGFGPFIFQPSELLKLTSILYLSYFLSKKQKVLGSFSNGYIPFFFIIGITTIVLLKQPDFGTAVTLALTAFTLFFVAHFNIKQMLLTGSISIPLMCFLILKYPYRLRRVLTFLNPWNDPQGAGFQIIQSLIAIGSGSLWGVGVSHSKQKFFYLPMLHTDFIFSIIAEETGFIGSCLLISLYIIFLYIGFRIAWQLHDHFSQLFTIGFVLLTSLQAIINISVASGLLPTKGIGLPFVSYGNSSLICYLCFVGLIINIVINNKKIISLY
- the ligD gene encoding non-homologous end-joining DNA ligase, which gives rise to MGSIKMGPYTIETSNEDKIFFPKSKITKGDLVEYYKKISKIMVNYTKKRPLTMVRYPNGIHAEGFYQKDTPDYFPDWIDRKKVAKKEEGSTNYVIANNRATLVYLANQGVITPHLWLSKVDKLEYPDMMIFDLDPPPPGKKFASVRKTALKLKQLLESIDLKPFVKTTGSKGLHVVVPLKPTEKFDKVRNLARKIAELLVHDNPKELTLEVRKNKRGEKVFIDTLRNAFAQTAVAPYGVRPKEKAPVATPISWDEVEDSSLTSQRYTIESVFNRLDKHGDPWKGMTRHARSIKGKIKQL
- a CDS encoding MBL fold metallo-hydrolase translates to MRIKFLGTRGNIEVRTKKHYRHSTVLISYYHTTIMIDCGKDWLNKISQMNPDAIFITHAHPDHAQGLKKGSPAPVYATLASWEEIKNYKIHDRRIIMPEDPISIGNITIMAFEVEHSIHAPAVGYRIIAGKKSIFYVPDLVRIKKQKEALKNVAVYIGDGAIVSRSLLVREKKGTYVGHSPITEQLKSCKKEKIKKMIVTHCGTEIVTSDEDEIKKRLQKLSKEYDVEVQLAYDGLEIII
- a CDS encoding DNA polymerase ligase N-terminal domain-containing protein is translated as MKRIIIFFILCDVLIGEIGMSVQKNTLKKYKSKRDFRATPEPKGNAKNSSKKPIFVIQKHDATNLHYDFRLEIDGVLVSWAVPKGPSTDPSEKRLAIQTEDHPLEYAKFEGVIPEGNYGAGTVMVWDRGTFKNIKTKEDKKISLSDSLENGQVEVWLEGKKLRGGYVLIQINKEKKQWLLKKIDDQEADARRNPVSTEPKSVLTGRTLKEIAQEKKAKKNK
- a CDS encoding leucyl aminopeptidase; its protein translation is MITITLTDKPIHQTSAKSIALFVEQDTQLKEIKGIAKEFFPALESYLKEQKFSGQEGKVISMPLQGEEGIFTLFIIGLGKIVDKKGLSIESFRRSFGSFIKLMQQKDIASCALHIPAATRFKTTTHYLAKQVAIIAQMAVYRFDEYITDVDRKVRKDIALELTIKAVDKKEIQEGLDEGFIIAHSVNKARHWIDLPPSALTPTELANKAKAIATEHQLLITIFDEATIKKMGMGGLAAVSAGSEQDCRFVVLEYKAAQKNVPTIALVGKGITFDSGGLSIKPAQHMETMKEDMSGAAAVIGAMEAIAQLKPKVNVIGITPLSENLPSDKATKPGDIVTFYNGKTAEVKNTDAEGRLILADALSYAVKHYKPDAMIDIATLTGACAYALGPFFTGMMGKDNELLTRIKKAADISGDRVWELPFDDDYKKSIVSSVADICNIGKPAYQAGAITAGFFLSNFVGDTPWVHLDIAGTAFNVPDISYYEREGATGVGVRLFVELLLNWQ